Proteins found in one Dermacentor silvarum isolate Dsil-2018 chromosome 8, BIME_Dsil_1.4, whole genome shotgun sequence genomic segment:
- the LOC119460548 gene encoding uncharacterized protein LOC119460548 isoform X1, producing the protein MSSDLSTSHSSSGAATPTGQAPPSDRVAPLLPCCRRGRVDAVGMPPLKLVVFVGSCRTGRFAERLKRCVTSQLEKRGHHVSVIDPEEEPNLLAVRKPLHFHGPDETPPAWLTQLHEKVKDAQGYVVLCPEYNRCIAPALGSAMDHFPPDSYRHKPCAIVAYTIGVGAGLAAAMQLRSFLGELGMITVPFISLNAKVQTLVSEDGSASDDGFSERLAKLFGELEWYGAALRNHKEACGPP; encoded by the exons GCACCGCCGTCGGACAGAGTGGCTCCGCTGCTGCCGTGCTGTCGTCGTGGTCGCGTGGACGCCGTCGGCATGCCGCCCCTCAAGCTGGTCGTGTTCGTCGGCAGCTGCCGCACGGGACGCTTCGCAGAGCGTCTCAAGCGCTGCGTCACCTCGCAGCTCGAGAAGAGAGGCCACCACGTCAGCGTCATCG ACCCGGAGGAGGAGCCGAACCTGTTGGCGGTGCGCAAGCCGCTGCACTTCCACGGCCCGGACGAGACGCCGCCCGCGTGGCTTACCCAGCTGCACGAGAAGGTGAAGGACGCGCAGGGCTACGTGGTGCTGTGCCCCGAGTACAACCGGTGCATCGCACCGGCGCTGGGCAGCGCCATGGACCACTTCCCACCGGACTCGTACCGGCACAAGCCGTGCGCCATCGTCGCCTACACCATCG GTGTCGGAGCAGGCCTGGCTGCCGCCATGCAGCTTCGCAGCTTCCTCGGCGAGCTGGGCATGATCACGGTGCCGTTCATCAGCCTCAACGCCAAAGTCCAGACGCTGGTCTCCGAAGACGGCAGTGCCTCCGACGACGGCTTTTCCGAGCGCTTGGCCAAGCTCTTCGGCGAGCTCGAGTGGTACGGGGCGGCGCTCAGGAACCACAAGGAGGCCTGCGGTCCGCCCTAA
- the LOC119460548 gene encoding uncharacterized protein LOC119460548 isoform X2: MPPLKLVVFVGSCRTGRFAERLKRCVTSQLEKRGHHVSVIDPEEEPNLLAVRKPLHFHGPDETPPAWLTQLHEKVKDAQGYVVLCPEYNRCIAPALGSAMDHFPPDSYRHKPCAIVAYTIGVGAGLAAAMQLRSFLGELGMITVPFISLNAKVQTLVSEDGSASDDGFSERLAKLFGELEWYGAALRNHKEACGPP; encoded by the exons ATGCCGCCCCTCAAGCTGGTCGTGTTCGTCGGCAGCTGCCGCACGGGACGCTTCGCAGAGCGTCTCAAGCGCTGCGTCACCTCGCAGCTCGAGAAGAGAGGCCACCACGTCAGCGTCATCG ACCCGGAGGAGGAGCCGAACCTGTTGGCGGTGCGCAAGCCGCTGCACTTCCACGGCCCGGACGAGACGCCGCCCGCGTGGCTTACCCAGCTGCACGAGAAGGTGAAGGACGCGCAGGGCTACGTGGTGCTGTGCCCCGAGTACAACCGGTGCATCGCACCGGCGCTGGGCAGCGCCATGGACCACTTCCCACCGGACTCGTACCGGCACAAGCCGTGCGCCATCGTCGCCTACACCATCG GTGTCGGAGCAGGCCTGGCTGCCGCCATGCAGCTTCGCAGCTTCCTCGGCGAGCTGGGCATGATCACGGTGCCGTTCATCAGCCTCAACGCCAAAGTCCAGACGCTGGTCTCCGAAGACGGCAGTGCCTCCGACGACGGCTTTTCCGAGCGCTTGGCCAAGCTCTTCGGCGAGCTCGAGTGGTACGGGGCGGCGCTCAGGAACCACAAGGAGGCCTGCGGTCCGCCCTAA